A portion of the Amia ocellicauda isolate fAmiCal2 chromosome 22, fAmiCal2.hap1, whole genome shotgun sequence genome contains these proteins:
- the ell gene encoding RNA polymerase II elongation factor ELL isoform X2 yields the protein MAALKEEQCYGLSCGRVSNGSNVSVFHVKLTDSALRAFEGYQSSKGLCSAQSTIRFTGNQGKISIPRLESTNELRTFTFYLSNVGRDNPQGSFDCIQQYITSDGSIQLDCLGGIQDKITVCATDDSYQKARQSMAQAEEETRSRGAIVIKPGGRYVGKKVQIRKPAAGVSDVAPSRRTPRPVIIASALRKGNSGAQQRPLKDRVAHLLALKPYRKPELILRLQKDGLTPQDKDSLDGLLQQVANLNGRDNTFTLKDCMFKEIQKAWPGYSEGDQQLLKRILVRKLCQSQNTLPVPGDGPAGPAGPASPPREQANSSPSQKRPAGEFIDPLANKKPRISHMASKASSTFNGKLTPANGKEGASVTNPPPAPLVAAPPDTVTSSSHLPLLDILRPCEPLSDVSNDSSHNGRECEGQEAAVAERLSQPPALAPAPPPPLPDSGAPPPTTAPQPSEPGFTAASSHPGPTSASLHGKSKKKSKKHKDKDKAKERERKGGEERGLVEQGDVCELTDGAQVTKSSIPHSSTDLNGMCNNSSVPTSTSEMADYLLKYTVIASQDQRQSYKNDFNAEYGEYRGLHARIERITHQFTLLDTELKQLQQGTDKYKTIHNQILQEYRKIKKTNPNYSQEKNRCEYLHNKLAHIKKLIAEYDQQQLQNWH from the exons ATGGCGGCGCTGAAGGAGGAGCAGTGCTATGGACTGTCCTGCGGAAGAGTGAGCAATGGCAGCAACGTCTCCGTCTTTCACGTTAAACTCACTGACAGCGCCTTAAGAGCATTCGAGGGCTACCAGAGCAGCAAG GGTCTGTGTTCGGCACAGTCAACGATCCGATTTACTGGAAACCAAGGG AAAATCTCCATCCCAAGGTTGGAGAGCACCAATGAGCTCCGCACATTCACCTTTTACCTGTCCAATGTGGGCAGGGACAACCCACAGGGCAGCTTCGACTGCATCCAGCAATATATCACCAG CGATGGCAGTATTCAGCTGGACTGCCTGGGCGGGATACAGGATAAAATCACTGTGTGCGCCACCGACGACTCCTACCAGAAGGCAAGGCAAAGCATGGCGCAGGCTGAGGAGGAGACGCGCAGCCGGGGCGCCATCGTCATCAAACCCGGCGGCAGATACGTGG GTAAAAAGGTGCAGATCCGGAAACCGGCTGCAGGCGTGTCGGACGTGGCCCCGTCGCGACGGACGCCCCGCCCCGTCATCATTGCCAGTGCCCTGAGGAAGGGCAACAGCGGGGCCCAGCAGAGACCCCTGAAGGATCGCGTGGCACACCTGCTGGCCCTCAAGCCCTACAGGAAACCCGAGCTCATCCTGCGCCTTCAGAAGGACGGCCTCACCCCGCAGGACAAGGACTCCTTGGATGGCCTCCTGCAACAG GTGGCCAATCTGAACGGGAGAGACAACACCTTCACACTGAAGGACTGCATGTTTAAGGAGATCCAGAAGGCCTGGCCGGGGTACTCTGAAGGAGACCAGCAGCTTCTGAAGAGGATCCTTGTCAG gaaaCTGTGTCAGTCTCAGAACACACTCCCGGTGCCAGGGGACGGCCCTGCCGGCCCTGCTGGCCCTGCCAGCCCTCCCAGAGAGCAAGCGAACTCGTCCCCCTCCCAG AAACGGCCTGCCGGGGAGTTCATCGACCCCCTAGCCAACAAGAAGCCCAGGATATCCCACATGGCCAGTAAAGCTTCAAGCACCTTCAATGGCAAGCTGACCCCTGCCAACGGGAAAGAAGGGGCCTCTGTGAcaaaccccccccccgcccccttgGTCGCCGCGCCCCCCGACACGGTGACGTCCAGCTCCCACCTGCCCCTGCTGGACATCCTGCGACCCTGCGAGCCCCTCTCGGACGTCAGCAACGACTCCAGCCACAACGGCCGTGAGTGCGAGGGCCAGGAGGCCGCCGTGGCCGAGAGGCTGAGCCAGCCCCCTGCCCTGGCCCCCGCGCCGCCCCCGCCCCTCCCAGATTCCGGGGCCCCCCCGCCCACCACCGCCCCCCAGCCCAGCGAGCCCGGCTTCACCGCGGCCTCCAGCCACCCCGGGCCCACCTCCGCCTCTTTGCACGGCAAGTCCAAGAAGAAGTCGAAAAAGCACAAAGACAAGGACAAGGCCAAGGAGCGTGAGCGGAAGGGAGGGGAGGAGCGCGGCCTGGTGGAGCAGGGGGATGTCTGTGAGCTCACGGACGGCGCCCAGGTCACCAAGAGCAGTAttccacacagcagcacag ACCTGAATGGGATGTGCAACAACTCCAGCGTTCCTACATCCACATCAGAGATGGCGGATTATTTATT AAAATACACAGTGATCGCGTCCCAGGATCAGAGGCAGAGCTACAAAAATGACTTCAACGCCGAATACGGCGAGTACCGAGGGCTGCACGCCCGCATCGAGAGGATAACGCACCAGTTCACGTTGTTGGACACCGAGCTCAAGCAGCTGCAGCAGGGCACGGACAAGTACAAG ACAATCCATAATCAGATACTACAGGAGTATCGCAAAATTAAAAAG ACTAATCCGAATTACAGCCAAGAGAAGAATCGCTGTGAATATCTCCACAACAAACTGGCACATATAAAGAAACTCATAGCAGAATACGACCAACAGCAGCTCCAGAACTGGCACTAG
- the ell gene encoding RNA polymerase II elongation factor ELL isoform X1: MAALKEEQCYGLSCGRVSNGSNVSVFHVKLTDSALRAFEGYQSSKGLCSAQSTIRFTGNQGKISIPRLESTNELRTFTFYLSNVGRDNPQGSFDCIQQYITSDGSIQLDCLGGIQDKITVCATDDSYQKARQSMAQAEEETRSRGAIVIKPGGRYVGKKVQIRKPAAGVSDVAPSRRTPRPVIIASALRKGNSGAQQRPLKDRVAHLLALKPYRKPELILRLQKDGLTPQDKDSLDGLLQQVANLNGRDNTFTLKDCMFKEIQKAWPGYSEGDQQLLKRILVRKLCQSQNTLPVPGDGPAGPAGPASPPREQANSSPSQKRPAGEFIDPLANKKPRISHMASKASSTFNGKLTPANGKEGASVTNPPPAPLVAAPPDTVTSSSHLPLLDILRPCEPLSDVSNDSSHNGRECEGQEAAVAERLSQPPALAPAPPPPLPDSGAPPPTTAPQPSEPGFTAASSHPGPTSASLHGKSKKKSKKHKDKDKAKERERKGGEERGLVEQGDVCELTDGAQVTKSSIPHSSTDLNGMCNNSSVPTSTSEMADYLLKYTVIASQDQRQSYKNDFNAEYGEYRGLHARIERITHQFTLLDTELKQLQQGTDKYKVSHAEAVAQPSFQNTIHNQILQEYRKIKKTNPNYSQEKNRCEYLHNKLAHIKKLIAEYDQQQLQNWH; this comes from the exons ATGGCGGCGCTGAAGGAGGAGCAGTGCTATGGACTGTCCTGCGGAAGAGTGAGCAATGGCAGCAACGTCTCCGTCTTTCACGTTAAACTCACTGACAGCGCCTTAAGAGCATTCGAGGGCTACCAGAGCAGCAAG GGTCTGTGTTCGGCACAGTCAACGATCCGATTTACTGGAAACCAAGGG AAAATCTCCATCCCAAGGTTGGAGAGCACCAATGAGCTCCGCACATTCACCTTTTACCTGTCCAATGTGGGCAGGGACAACCCACAGGGCAGCTTCGACTGCATCCAGCAATATATCACCAG CGATGGCAGTATTCAGCTGGACTGCCTGGGCGGGATACAGGATAAAATCACTGTGTGCGCCACCGACGACTCCTACCAGAAGGCAAGGCAAAGCATGGCGCAGGCTGAGGAGGAGACGCGCAGCCGGGGCGCCATCGTCATCAAACCCGGCGGCAGATACGTGG GTAAAAAGGTGCAGATCCGGAAACCGGCTGCAGGCGTGTCGGACGTGGCCCCGTCGCGACGGACGCCCCGCCCCGTCATCATTGCCAGTGCCCTGAGGAAGGGCAACAGCGGGGCCCAGCAGAGACCCCTGAAGGATCGCGTGGCACACCTGCTGGCCCTCAAGCCCTACAGGAAACCCGAGCTCATCCTGCGCCTTCAGAAGGACGGCCTCACCCCGCAGGACAAGGACTCCTTGGATGGCCTCCTGCAACAG GTGGCCAATCTGAACGGGAGAGACAACACCTTCACACTGAAGGACTGCATGTTTAAGGAGATCCAGAAGGCCTGGCCGGGGTACTCTGAAGGAGACCAGCAGCTTCTGAAGAGGATCCTTGTCAG gaaaCTGTGTCAGTCTCAGAACACACTCCCGGTGCCAGGGGACGGCCCTGCCGGCCCTGCTGGCCCTGCCAGCCCTCCCAGAGAGCAAGCGAACTCGTCCCCCTCCCAG AAACGGCCTGCCGGGGAGTTCATCGACCCCCTAGCCAACAAGAAGCCCAGGATATCCCACATGGCCAGTAAAGCTTCAAGCACCTTCAATGGCAAGCTGACCCCTGCCAACGGGAAAGAAGGGGCCTCTGTGAcaaaccccccccccgcccccttgGTCGCCGCGCCCCCCGACACGGTGACGTCCAGCTCCCACCTGCCCCTGCTGGACATCCTGCGACCCTGCGAGCCCCTCTCGGACGTCAGCAACGACTCCAGCCACAACGGCCGTGAGTGCGAGGGCCAGGAGGCCGCCGTGGCCGAGAGGCTGAGCCAGCCCCCTGCCCTGGCCCCCGCGCCGCCCCCGCCCCTCCCAGATTCCGGGGCCCCCCCGCCCACCACCGCCCCCCAGCCCAGCGAGCCCGGCTTCACCGCGGCCTCCAGCCACCCCGGGCCCACCTCCGCCTCTTTGCACGGCAAGTCCAAGAAGAAGTCGAAAAAGCACAAAGACAAGGACAAGGCCAAGGAGCGTGAGCGGAAGGGAGGGGAGGAGCGCGGCCTGGTGGAGCAGGGGGATGTCTGTGAGCTCACGGACGGCGCCCAGGTCACCAAGAGCAGTAttccacacagcagcacag ACCTGAATGGGATGTGCAACAACTCCAGCGTTCCTACATCCACATCAGAGATGGCGGATTATTTATT AAAATACACAGTGATCGCGTCCCAGGATCAGAGGCAGAGCTACAAAAATGACTTCAACGCCGAATACGGCGAGTACCGAGGGCTGCACGCCCGCATCGAGAGGATAACGCACCAGTTCACGTTGTTGGACACCGAGCTCAAGCAGCTGCAGCAGGGCACGGACAAGTACAAGGTATCGCACGCGGAGGCAGTGGCACAACCatcctttcaaaat ACAATCCATAATCAGATACTACAGGAGTATCGCAAAATTAAAAAG ACTAATCCGAATTACAGCCAAGAGAAGAATCGCTGTGAATATCTCCACAACAAACTGGCACATATAAAGAAACTCATAGCAGAATACGACCAACAGCAGCTCCAGAACTGGCACTAG